The following nucleotide sequence is from Mucilaginibacter sp. cycad4.
CCGGCCACCCCACTTTGGTATGCTTATACCCGCGGAAGAAATAAGCTGTTATATGAATATTTGCTGGCTAATGGCGCCAATCCGGAGCATTGCATGTATGCCATAACCTGGTATAATGATGTAGAAGCCGCCGGTCTGTTTAAAAGCTATGGAGCACAAACAGACCCAGGTGCGGGAAATGACAGCCCGTTCATGGCCGCATTCAACTGGAAACGCTTTGAAGTGGCCGAATGGTTTTTAAGCAATGGTGCCGATGTAAACTTTGTCGATAAAGACGGGAATACTGCACTTTTTTATGCAGTGAAACGAAAGTATAAGCTGGATCAGATAAGATTGTTGCTGAAATATGGCGCCGACTTTAATATAGACAATAAACAAGGGATATCAGCTAAGAAATTGGCAGAACAAAATAATCAGGCCGGGGTTTTGAAGTTGTTTACCGCTTGAAGGTAAGAAATGATTATAGGCATGCTTTTAAACAGATAGCCCATAACAATATTTGCAGCGCAGTACCCTGCAGTAGTAACTTATTTATAGCGCCCATTATAAATTGCTGTCGACTTCGTAGGTGCCTCCTAATCTACGTGTAAACATCGCCATTTTAGTATTCACAATCTGCCCATTTTATTTAATTTTGCCGAATGGATTTTATCATAGAAGCAGCCGTAAAAGCAGTTAAACAATTATACCAAACTGACATTGAACCGGCTGCCGTTAGCATACAGGAAACCCGTAAGGAGTTTGAAGGACAAGTAACTATAGTAACCTTTCCGTTCACCAAATTTTCGCGCAAAGGACCTGAACAAACAGGTGCCGAAATAGGGGAGTACCTTAAAAGTGA
It contains:
- a CDS encoding ankyrin repeat domain-containing protein, with the protein product MIKFIQYIKDLSPEAVNALIEKDHRWLTWAEDSGKNALHYLCGIEIAKRPEKAEESLTMLKLLLAKGMDINSIHRIKEECGFFPATPLWYAYTRGRNKLLYEYLLANGANPEHCMYAITWYNDVEAAGLFKSYGAQTDPGAGNDSPFMAAFNWKRFEVAEWFLSNGADVNFVDKDGNTALFYAVKRKYKLDQIRLLLKYGADFNIDNKQGISAKKLAEQNNQAGVLKLFTA